A region of Salinibacter sp. 10B DNA encodes the following proteins:
- a CDS encoding CRTAC1 family protein, translating to MMSLLRRPWTRSMGLLVLVLGLGACQSDRVPTPGAGAYQEAVTAFYTGVTALQVGENFRARNHLETAAKKAPGEPAVWANRGLIDLRTRKYETAAQYLERARGLAPDHGPIQYLSGLLAREQGEYEQSIAYLRRAAELDSTNRRAVYTLAQVIEQRGGEGATTEALQLMDRLLRLEPGNVAVLVERARLAAKGGHTEGLREAVEQLADHASAWPESVQQSFRDVQDVMGTPSKAASTVAFLKNDLKRVEAYQADRQVVQPPGEQLGSVLARPLRLQTPDSRPAPADTGLAFTPDTVTTAGTWDWVAPMTLSDGVPPDVMMANRQTLRVETGLGRTETMSFPGGGTAPSGHAVAALDLDYDFRTDLAAAGAGGLQVYRQAADTSFRALPSEAVPASVRNGAYAGIWTADLDMDGDLDLVAARAQGAPVVLRNNGDATFSTRNYFDDVQALRAFVWGDLDGDGPPEAAMLDAEGQLHVYDNRRSATPRFQRRTVPDTLAPAHALAVTDVNGDATLDLLLLHENGAIRRLTDAGSSGWTSEVLFQWDEAPADARLLTGDFDNNGGVDVLASGPEGGQVWLRDSTQTFTALSTPIEHPAFGAADVRGAGRLDLVGLGPDGTPLRLTNEGTANYQSQRIQPRAARTQGDRRINPFGLGGEIELRSGLLYQKRVIDDPTVHFGIGRRTGADVARITWPNGTVQAEFDLVSTQTARARQRLKGSCPWVYTYDGEGMRFATDFLWRTALGLRINAQGKAQVIHSEDRIFIPGEHVARRNGMYDIRITGELWESHFFDRVELMAVDHPADTPVRIDERFHMPPPDQTLVPLSDPQPVANATDQAGRDVTDRVQAKDGRYLDTFELGPFQGRAAAHSVTVDLGEDVPTDGPLWLVADGWVYPTDTSINLAISQGDHDAPRSLTLEVPDGTGGWTVAKSDIGFPAGKSKTMLIDLSDVGGADGPHRVRLRTNMEIYWDRLAWATGRPDTEVQTHVMTPDSARLRYRGFSKVVQTERRKPTVPVYDSIASTAPIWRDLEGYHTRFGDVRPLLTQTDDRYVIMNAGDEMVLRFEAPPPPPEGWTRDFVLIGDGWVKDGDYNTGYSKTVRPLPYHGMEDYSTPPGPLEEDPAYRMHPQDWQTYHTRYVTPRGFHQALTVGRER from the coding sequence ATGATGTCTCTGCTGCGGCGGCCCTGGACACGCTCCATGGGGCTGTTGGTTCTTGTTCTTGGACTCGGGGCCTGCCAGTCCGATCGTGTCCCGACCCCCGGCGCCGGGGCGTACCAGGAGGCCGTGACGGCCTTCTACACTGGGGTAACGGCTCTCCAGGTCGGTGAGAATTTTCGCGCGCGGAATCACCTGGAGACGGCAGCAAAGAAGGCCCCCGGCGAGCCGGCTGTCTGGGCCAATCGGGGCCTGATCGACCTCCGCACCCGGAAGTACGAAACGGCTGCGCAGTATCTGGAACGGGCGCGAGGATTGGCGCCGGACCACGGCCCCATCCAGTACCTGTCGGGCCTTCTGGCACGCGAGCAGGGGGAGTACGAGCAGTCCATTGCCTACCTGCGCCGGGCGGCCGAACTCGACTCCACCAACCGGCGCGCCGTCTACACCCTCGCTCAGGTGATTGAGCAGCGAGGCGGCGAGGGGGCGACAACCGAGGCCCTCCAACTCATGGACCGGTTGCTCCGACTGGAACCGGGCAACGTGGCGGTCCTCGTGGAACGAGCGCGTCTCGCTGCAAAGGGAGGGCACACGGAGGGGCTGCGAGAGGCCGTCGAGCAACTGGCCGACCATGCGTCAGCGTGGCCGGAATCGGTACAGCAATCGTTTCGGGACGTGCAGGACGTGATGGGCACTCCGTCGAAGGCCGCCTCGACAGTAGCGTTCCTGAAGAATGACCTCAAACGCGTAGAGGCCTACCAGGCCGACCGGCAGGTCGTGCAGCCACCGGGAGAACAGCTCGGCTCCGTGCTGGCACGGCCCCTTCGCCTCCAGACGCCGGACTCGCGGCCCGCACCGGCAGACACCGGCCTCGCCTTTACGCCCGACACGGTGACGACGGCGGGGACGTGGGATTGGGTCGCCCCGATGACGCTTTCGGACGGGGTGCCGCCGGACGTGATGATGGCCAACCGCCAAACCCTGCGGGTGGAGACCGGGCTTGGGCGCACCGAGACGATGTCGTTTCCAGGGGGCGGCACGGCGCCGTCGGGGCACGCCGTCGCGGCACTGGATCTGGACTACGATTTCCGTACGGACCTGGCGGCCGCGGGCGCGGGCGGACTTCAGGTGTACCGCCAGGCGGCCGACACGTCGTTTCGGGCGCTGCCGTCTGAGGCCGTTCCGGCGTCCGTTCGCAATGGGGCGTACGCTGGCATTTGGACGGCCGACCTTGACATGGACGGCGATCTTGATCTTGTTGCGGCGCGGGCGCAGGGCGCGCCTGTGGTGCTTCGCAACAACGGGGACGCAACCTTCAGTACGCGCAACTACTTCGATGACGTGCAGGCGCTCCGGGCGTTCGTGTGGGGCGACCTGGATGGCGACGGCCCTCCGGAGGCTGCTATGCTCGATGCGGAGGGGCAGCTCCACGTCTACGACAACCGTCGTTCTGCCACGCCTCGCTTCCAGCGCCGGACCGTGCCGGACACACTTGCCCCCGCCCATGCCCTTGCGGTGACGGATGTAAATGGGGACGCCACGCTCGACCTTCTGCTGCTCCATGAGAACGGGGCAATCCGGCGCCTCACCGATGCCGGCTCGTCGGGGTGGACGAGCGAGGTCCTCTTTCAGTGGGACGAGGCGCCTGCCGACGCTCGGCTCCTGACCGGCGACTTTGACAACAACGGCGGCGTCGACGTGCTGGCGTCGGGGCCAGAAGGGGGACAGGTGTGGCTCCGCGATTCGACGCAGACGTTTACGGCGCTGTCCACACCCATTGAACACCCAGCCTTTGGGGCGGCGGACGTGCGAGGGGCGGGGCGCCTCGATCTCGTGGGGCTCGGTCCGGACGGGACTCCGCTTCGCCTGACGAATGAGGGCACCGCAAACTATCAATCGCAGCGCATTCAGCCCCGGGCGGCCCGCACCCAGGGCGACCGCCGGATCAATCCGTTTGGCCTGGGCGGTGAAATCGAACTCCGGAGCGGCCTGCTTTATCAGAAGCGCGTCATTGACGATCCCACCGTCCACTTTGGGATTGGTCGTCGAACGGGGGCCGACGTCGCGCGCATTACCTGGCCCAACGGCACCGTCCAGGCCGAGTTTGATCTCGTGTCTACCCAGACCGCTCGGGCCCGCCAGCGATTGAAGGGGTCGTGTCCGTGGGTGTACACCTACGACGGAGAGGGCATGCGCTTCGCAACCGACTTCCTTTGGCGCACGGCGCTCGGCCTCCGTATCAACGCGCAGGGGAAGGCGCAGGTCATCCACAGCGAAGATCGGATCTTTATTCCGGGGGAGCACGTGGCGCGTCGCAACGGCATGTACGACATCCGCATTACGGGCGAGCTGTGGGAGAGCCACTTCTTTGATCGGGTTGAGTTGATGGCCGTCGATCATCCCGCGGACACCCCGGTGCGCATCGATGAGCGTTTCCACATGCCGCCGCCGGATCAGACGCTCGTTCCGCTTTCCGATCCACAGCCGGTGGCGAACGCCACGGATCAGGCAGGCCGCGACGTGACCGACCGGGTACAGGCGAAGGACGGGCGCTACCTCGACACCTTTGAGCTGGGGCCGTTTCAGGGGCGGGCCGCCGCCCATTCCGTCACGGTAGACCTGGGCGAGGACGTGCCGACGGACGGACCGCTCTGGCTGGTGGCCGACGGCTGGGTGTACCCGACGGATACGTCCATCAATCTCGCCATCAGTCAGGGCGACCACGACGCGCCGCGGAGCCTCACGCTGGAGGTGCCGGACGGAACGGGGGGCTGGACCGTTGCGAAGTCCGACATCGGCTTTCCGGCGGGCAAATCGAAGACCATGCTCATTGATCTCTCGGATGTCGGGGGGGCGGATGGGCCGCACCGTGTGCGTCTGCGCACCAACATGGAAATCTACTGGGACCGCCTCGCATGGGCCACCGGCCGCCCGGACACGGAGGTGCAAACCCACGTAATGACGCCGGATTCAGCCCGCCTCCGCTATCGCGGCTTCTCAAAAGTTGTGCAGACCGAGCGCCGGAAGCCGACGGTGCCGGTCTACGACTCGATTGCGAGCACGGCGCCGATCTGGCGTGACCTCGAAGGCTACCACACGCGCTTCGGCGACGTGCGCCCCCTTCTCACGCAGACGGACGATCGCTACGTGATCATGAACGCCGGGGACGAGATGGTGCTGCGCTTCGAGGCCCCGCCGCCCCCGCCAGAGGGCTGGACGCGCGACTTCGTGCTCATTGGCGACGGCTGGGTGAAGGACGGAGACTACAACACCGGCTACTCGAAAACCGTACGTCCGCTCCCCTACCATGGAATGGAGGATTATTCGACTCCCCCTGGACCGTTGGAGGAGGATCCGGCGTACCGAATGCACCCGCAGGACTGGCAGACCTACCACACGCGCTACGTGACGCCGCGGGGCTTTCATCAGGCGCTGACCGTTGGGAGGGAGAGGTAG
- a CDS encoding D-Ala-D-Ala carboxypeptidase family metallohydrolase has protein sequence MSSLRVYLALLGLGGLLLVVPTVSAETTAFDPGRAAFTVQFGDAVVTHRIMAVTALPNAPVRVAAGGSSMGGGYRIDAPAETVRSVSDGQWRFSAPSEPGLYPVVVTDTTARDTVRLQVFVLTPWDHDGRKLAGYRIGRYEQHARRGLETYEPPSGFIEVTDANKDVLVAPHFRLEQFLCKQTEATPQFALIRTRLLHRLEGLLAALNARGHDASTLHVMSGYRTPYYNRAIGNTTEYSRHLYGDAADVFVDTDGDRWMDDLTGDGRATEADARYLAALVRDDPTPGDDRFNGGLGIYSAASHRGPFIHVDLRGYRARW, from the coding sequence ATGTCGTCTCTCCGTGTATACCTCGCGCTTCTGGGCCTAGGGGGATTACTCCTTGTTGTGCCCACGGTCTCTGCCGAGACGACTGCTTTTGATCCGGGACGGGCGGCGTTCACGGTGCAGTTCGGCGACGCGGTGGTCACGCATCGCATCATGGCCGTGACGGCTTTGCCAAACGCCCCGGTCCGCGTAGCGGCGGGGGGGAGCTCCATGGGTGGGGGGTATCGGATTGATGCGCCCGCAGAAACAGTCCGTTCCGTTTCCGATGGGCAGTGGCGCTTCTCGGCACCGTCGGAGCCGGGCCTCTACCCCGTGGTGGTGACCGACACAACCGCTCGGGATACCGTTCGGCTTCAGGTCTTCGTATTGACGCCGTGGGATCACGACGGACGGAAACTCGCAGGCTACCGCATCGGGCGCTACGAGCAGCATGCCCGGCGCGGGCTGGAGACGTACGAGCCGCCCTCGGGGTTTATTGAGGTGACGGACGCGAACAAAGACGTGCTTGTAGCGCCACACTTCCGGTTGGAGCAGTTCCTCTGCAAACAGACGGAGGCTACTCCGCAGTTTGCGCTCATTCGAACCCGTCTCCTTCACCGGCTGGAAGGACTTCTTGCTGCCCTGAATGCGCGAGGGCATGATGCGTCCACGCTTCACGTTATGAGTGGCTACCGAACGCCGTACTACAACCGCGCCATCGGCAACACGACGGAGTATAGCCGCCACCTTTACGGCGACGCCGCCGATGTTTTCGTGGATACCGACGGAGATCGATGGATGGACGACCTGACGGGCGACGGGCGCGCAACCGAGGCGGACGCCCGCTATCTGGCGGCCCTTGTGCGGGACGACCCCACCCCCGGTGACGACCGCTTCAACGGGGGGCTCGGCATCTACAGCGCTGCCTCGCACCGCGGCCCCTTTATTCATGTGGATCTCCGGGGGTATCGCGCACGGTGGTAG
- a CDS encoding CRTAC1 family protein: MTNRTILRSVLGIIFVGLLSVPLILNYWPAEGAGGTLDRQVALERYGFVLNEEAEEVGIDFTHQAPTLDSSVAHIMPEVAQVGASVSVADFDNDGDSDLYVTNSAYGTTNALYRNQGDGSFQNVASQLGVGDVNQKGTGTSMGSVWGDYDNDGDEDLFLYKWGQCILFRNDTGSGAGTGFTRVTDKLKGLPDWINANTAIWTDVNRDGHLDLFVGTFYAEQFNLWDLETTRVMPESYEYANNGGTNYLFLNQGDGTFREVAEEWGLTGTRWTLAALATDYTGSGYPDLFVANDFGADQFFVNEKGEGFRNASRVSNLGRIPKSGMNASTGDVLNQGTQALYVSNLTEEGVLVQGNNLWMPDTAQGGSTPEFENLAGTMGVAKAGWSYGAQFGDLNNDGWQDLFVVNGFYSGSQEESYWYDFSKIAGGYKNIIEDADNWPAMEGRSLSGHQQTRIWLNDGAGQFQNVAPAVGGASTHDGRAVALVDLWGRGTLDAVVANQRGPVEVYRNEVDAQRNWIGFDLTGTQSNRSAIGARVVLHWKDQKQVQQVYGGSGFGAQNQRPLHFGLGTAATVEKAVIHWPSGITQTLDAPEVNRRHEVTEPERETISERQ, from the coding sequence ATGACGAATCGCACCATCCTGCGAAGTGTCCTTGGGATTATCTTCGTCGGTTTGCTCTCCGTGCCGCTGATTCTGAACTATTGGCCCGCCGAGGGGGCAGGCGGCACGCTTGACCGCCAGGTGGCCCTGGAGCGTTATGGCTTTGTGCTCAACGAGGAGGCCGAAGAGGTGGGCATCGACTTTACCCACCAGGCGCCCACCCTCGACTCGTCCGTCGCCCACATCATGCCGGAGGTGGCGCAGGTAGGAGCGTCGGTGTCTGTCGCCGACTTCGACAACGACGGCGACTCGGACCTCTACGTCACCAACAGCGCGTACGGCACGACCAACGCACTGTACCGCAACCAGGGCGACGGATCCTTCCAGAATGTCGCGTCCCAACTTGGCGTGGGCGACGTCAATCAGAAGGGCACCGGCACCTCCATGGGCAGCGTGTGGGGCGACTACGACAACGATGGGGACGAGGACCTCTTCCTCTACAAATGGGGGCAGTGCATTCTTTTCCGAAACGATACCGGATCGGGCGCCGGAACCGGTTTCACGCGCGTCACCGATAAGCTGAAGGGACTGCCCGATTGGATTAATGCCAATACGGCCATCTGGACGGATGTGAACCGAGACGGACACCTTGACCTGTTCGTGGGGACCTTCTACGCGGAGCAATTCAATCTCTGGGATCTGGAGACCACCCGCGTGATGCCGGAGAGCTACGAGTACGCAAACAACGGCGGTACGAATTATCTCTTCCTTAATCAGGGCGATGGCACGTTTCGAGAGGTTGCCGAGGAGTGGGGGCTCACCGGCACGCGATGGACGCTCGCCGCTCTCGCTACCGACTATACCGGGTCCGGGTACCCCGACCTCTTCGTCGCCAATGACTTTGGGGCGGACCAGTTTTTCGTCAATGAGAAGGGGGAGGGATTTCGCAACGCAAGCCGGGTATCGAACCTGGGCCGGATTCCAAAGAGCGGCATGAATGCATCCACGGGGGATGTGTTGAATCAGGGAACGCAGGCGCTTTACGTAAGCAACCTCACGGAGGAAGGGGTGCTCGTGCAGGGCAACAACTTGTGGATGCCCGACACGGCTCAGGGGGGAAGCACGCCCGAATTCGAAAATCTCGCCGGCACGATGGGAGTGGCGAAGGCCGGGTGGAGCTACGGAGCGCAATTCGGCGACCTCAACAACGACGGATGGCAGGATCTCTTTGTGGTCAACGGCTTCTACTCCGGTTCGCAGGAGGAGAGCTACTGGTACGACTTTTCAAAAATTGCGGGGGGGTACAAGAACATCATCGAGGATGCCGACAACTGGCCCGCGATGGAGGGGCGGAGCCTCTCGGGCCACCAGCAGACGCGCATCTGGCTCAACGACGGGGCGGGGCAGTTCCAGAACGTGGCTCCAGCAGTGGGGGGCGCCTCCACGCACGACGGGCGGGCCGTGGCGCTCGTGGATCTGTGGGGGCGGGGCACGCTCGACGCCGTTGTGGCCAATCAGCGTGGGCCGGTAGAGGTGTACCGCAATGAGGTGGACGCGCAGCGCAACTGGATTGGGTTTGACCTGACGGGAACGCAGAGCAATCGGAGCGCGATCGGGGCCCGCGTTGTGCTCCACTGGAAGGACCAGAAGCAGGTACAGCAAGTGTACGGGGGCAGTGGATTTGGCGCGCAGAACCAGCGCCCACTCCATTTTGGTCTCGGTACGGCCGCCACCGTCGAGAAAGCTGTGATCCACTGGCCTTCCGGCATCACGCAGACGCTCGATGCTCCGGAGGTCAACAGGAGGCACGAGGTGACGGAGCCAGAACGAGAGACAATCTCTGAGCGTCAGTAA
- a CDS encoding L,D-transpeptidase family protein, whose product MSSSLRVRLQALVAALCVLGVLLGMDGSPRPLDDIETQLRRRIESAQAGSTAAMTVGDEQVRAHRLVAQYYRQNGFEPGWTGPDGPTPLADSLLAVLQEAHTDGLRPSDYHVSSIDSLRRLLQAQVDAGPSMDAGALADFELLCTDAFLLYGTHLHSGRVDPVELVSTWTLPPQRTDLPRHLQAALMNGDVRATLDALRPPQPEYASFRRALARYRVLEASGGWFTVPDGPTLEQGMKDPRVPVLRERLAATGDIAEASSVDDSLRFDEALRQGVARFQERHGLDIDGVVGPATRAAMNVPVGERIRQIEVNMERWRWLPHDLGNPHVMVNIADFWLRVVEDGDNALQMRVVVGTQYRQTPIFSDRISYLVFNPYWHVPPRIAAEDKLPEFQRDPSLVSRWGFEVLRGWGADAQRVDPTTIAWDRLSAQTFPYRLRQRPGPYNALGRVKFMFPNRHNVYLHDTPSRSLFGQTARTFSSGCIRVEYPVELAAYLLQDNAGWTTERVQEEMEKQDERTVVLQQKVPVHLLYWTAWMEEGTLHFRKDIYQRDGAVASALAAPAAFSSRRSASAASSRSFQDR is encoded by the coding sequence GTGTCGTCCTCTTTACGCGTTCGGCTTCAAGCTCTCGTCGCCGCGCTCTGCGTCCTCGGTGTGCTTCTGGGGATGGACGGGTCGCCTCGCCCGCTCGACGACATAGAGACGCAGTTGCGACGTCGGATTGAGTCTGCCCAAGCCGGCTCTACGGCGGCAATGACGGTGGGAGACGAACAGGTCCGCGCCCATCGTTTGGTGGCACAATACTATCGTCAGAACGGATTTGAGCCGGGATGGACCGGTCCGGACGGGCCGACGCCGCTTGCTGACAGTTTGCTCGCTGTTTTGCAGGAGGCCCACACGGACGGATTGCGTCCGTCCGATTATCACGTGTCCTCCATTGATTCGCTTCGGCGTCTTCTGCAGGCCCAGGTCGATGCAGGGCCGTCGATGGACGCGGGGGCCCTCGCTGATTTCGAGCTACTGTGTACGGATGCGTTTCTCCTTTACGGCACTCACCTTCATAGCGGACGCGTAGATCCGGTTGAGCTAGTGTCAACCTGGACGCTTCCGCCGCAGCGAACGGATCTCCCCCGGCACTTGCAGGCGGCCTTGATGAACGGGGACGTCCGTGCCACGCTGGATGCGTTGCGTCCGCCCCAGCCGGAGTACGCGTCGTTTCGGCGCGCTCTTGCCCGATACCGTGTCCTCGAAGCGAGCGGCGGCTGGTTTACCGTTCCGGACGGACCTACACTCGAACAGGGTATGAAGGACCCGCGCGTGCCGGTGCTTCGAGAGCGCCTGGCGGCAACCGGGGACATCGCTGAGGCGTCTTCTGTAGACGATTCGCTACGGTTCGATGAGGCACTTCGACAGGGCGTCGCCCGATTTCAAGAGCGGCATGGGCTCGACATTGATGGCGTGGTTGGCCCGGCCACCCGGGCGGCGATGAACGTGCCGGTCGGGGAGCGCATCCGGCAGATCGAGGTGAACATGGAGCGCTGGCGCTGGCTCCCCCACGATCTGGGGAATCCGCACGTGATGGTCAACATTGCCGATTTCTGGCTGCGGGTCGTTGAAGACGGAGACAATGCGCTTCAAATGCGCGTGGTGGTCGGGACCCAATACCGACAGACGCCTATTTTTTCGGATCGGATTTCGTATTTGGTGTTCAATCCGTACTGGCATGTGCCGCCGCGCATTGCGGCTGAGGACAAACTGCCTGAGTTTCAGCGCGACCCGTCGCTTGTGTCGAGGTGGGGCTTTGAGGTCCTCCGGGGATGGGGAGCGGACGCCCAGAGGGTTGATCCGACAACCATTGCGTGGGATCGCCTTTCGGCCCAGACGTTTCCGTACCGTCTGCGCCAGCGCCCCGGCCCTTACAACGCTCTCGGCCGCGTCAAATTTATGTTTCCCAATCGCCACAACGTGTATCTCCACGATACACCGTCGCGCTCCCTCTTCGGACAGACGGCACGCACATTTAGCTCCGGATGCATCCGTGTGGAGTATCCGGTTGAGCTTGCCGCGTACCTCCTGCAGGACAATGCAGGCTGGACGACAGAGCGGGTACAAGAGGAAATGGAAAAGCAGGACGAACGGACCGTCGTTTTGCAGCAGAAGGTGCCGGTGCACCTGCTCTACTGGACCGCCTGGATGGAGGAGGGCACGCTCCACTTCCGCAAGGATATTTACCAGCGTGACGGAGCCGTTGCGTCGGCGCTTGCTGCTCCTGCAGCGTTTTCTTCCCGTCGTTCTGCGTCGGCCGCGTCCAGCCGCTCATTCCAGGACCGTTAG
- a CDS encoding TrkH family potassium uptake protein — MVLNLPVVVRTLGGLLLFLGVALLMPALVGWVYTEPSAWGFVWAAALAFALGGSAWAFLGAPGREDVGAREGFAIVGLSWITLSLIGALPFVFGGVLPSYTDAFFETMSGFTTTGATILGGAHSPGIEAIPRAFHFWRSLAHWMGGMGIIVLTLAVLPILGVGGMQLFRAEVPGPSADKLTPRVRATARRLWLLYVGITAVEVVALLPAMSLFDAVNHAFATMATGGFSPEGGSVGDYNSAYVDGVITVFMFLAGMNFALHYRMLRGEPLTAARDTEFRVYASIVGGATLLLVFATWEPTVSLLPMEEVANTYDSIVTAFRYAVFQVVAIVTTTGFGTADYELWAPLATGILFLLFFCGGMAGSTGGGVKVVRHVVLGKTTYKEIRQLVHPQAVLPIRLNDEVVSREAVNNILAFIVLYLGLLFVGTIIVSALGLDLWSAFTAALSCIGNIGPAFGTVGPTDNYAHIPALGKWVLSFLMVAGRLEIYTVLILLAPAFWRR, encoded by the coding sequence GTGGTTCTGAACCTGCCTGTCGTTGTTCGGACGCTTGGAGGATTGCTTCTCTTCCTCGGCGTTGCGCTGTTGATGCCGGCCCTGGTGGGCTGGGTCTACACTGAGCCGTCGGCCTGGGGCTTCGTGTGGGCGGCCGCGCTGGCTTTTGCTCTGGGCGGGAGTGCATGGGCCTTTTTGGGGGCGCCGGGACGGGAGGACGTAGGGGCCCGAGAAGGATTTGCAATTGTGGGGTTGTCCTGGATCACCCTTTCTCTGATTGGGGCGCTCCCGTTCGTCTTTGGTGGGGTCCTGCCGTCGTACACCGATGCGTTCTTCGAGACGATGAGTGGGTTCACCACAACCGGGGCCACCATTCTCGGCGGCGCCCATTCACCCGGCATCGAGGCCATCCCCCGGGCCTTCCACTTTTGGCGGAGTCTCGCCCATTGGATGGGAGGGATGGGGATTATTGTTCTTACGCTTGCCGTGCTGCCCATCCTGGGCGTGGGGGGAATGCAGCTCTTCCGCGCTGAGGTGCCCGGCCCGTCGGCGGACAAGCTAACGCCCCGCGTGCGGGCCACGGCGCGGCGCCTGTGGCTTCTGTACGTCGGCATCACGGCGGTCGAGGTCGTGGCGCTCCTCCCCGCTATGAGTCTCTTCGACGCCGTCAACCACGCCTTCGCTACGATGGCGACCGGCGGCTTCTCGCCCGAGGGCGGGTCGGTGGGCGACTACAACTCGGCCTACGTCGACGGCGTGATCACGGTGTTCATGTTTCTCGCCGGGATGAACTTTGCCCTTCACTATCGAATGCTGCGCGGCGAGCCCCTGACGGCCGCACGCGACACGGAGTTTCGGGTATACGCGAGCATCGTGGGCGGCGCCACACTCTTGCTTGTGTTTGCGACGTGGGAGCCCACCGTCTCCCTGCTTCCGATGGAGGAGGTGGCGAACACCTATGATTCCATCGTCACGGCCTTCCGGTATGCTGTTTTCCAGGTCGTGGCCATTGTAACCACCACCGGTTTCGGCACGGCCGACTATGAGTTGTGGGCCCCCCTGGCCACCGGGATTCTCTTTCTGCTCTTCTTTTGTGGGGGCATGGCCGGGTCCACCGGCGGCGGCGTGAAGGTGGTGCGCCACGTGGTGTTGGGCAAAACGACCTACAAGGAAATCCGCCAGCTCGTTCATCCGCAGGCGGTGCTCCCCATTCGTCTCAACGATGAGGTCGTTTCTCGGGAGGCCGTCAACAACATTCTGGCGTTCATTGTCCTCTACCTCGGGCTTCTCTTCGTCGGCACAATCATCGTGAGCGCACTTGGGCTCGATCTCTGGAGCGCCTTCACGGCGGCCCTTTCCTGTATCGGTAACATTGGACCGGCCTTCGGGACCGTAGGGCCCACTGACAACTACGCGCACATTCCGGCCCTCGGCAAGTGGGTGCTCTCCTTTTTAATGGTCGCGGGCCGGCTCGAAATTTACACCGTGCTCATTCTGTTGGCCCCGGCGTTTTGGCGACGGTAA
- a CDS encoding RnfABCDGE type electron transport complex subunit D gives MMNKIDVRLVPPVLISLILIAGHFSFGILRGFDAILLAIAAAVVTELVLGRLMWGEWPHPASAYTSGISVGILVRSPLLWPFALCSVLSIMSKYVLRVKGRHLWNPSNFGLCVLFFPAAYGMLDIAPLNTQWGNNMWPMLVIWIVGLYTIWKVKRFHITATYIAAFVALAFVRGFVTGDGFWTEVAPLTGPMYQLFALFMITDPVTTVSSRKGEMWVTVLIAIVEFFLRLAEFIAAPFYALFLVGPAAMLVDLYWTEDEDEGASSVETDAAPVSGAGVESSASPTPAS, from the coding sequence ATGATGAACAAGATTGACGTTCGCCTCGTCCCGCCGGTTCTGATTTCGCTCATTCTGATCGCGGGACACTTCTCCTTCGGCATTCTTCGGGGCTTTGACGCCATCCTGCTGGCCATCGCAGCGGCCGTCGTGACGGAATTGGTGCTGGGGCGTCTCATGTGGGGGGAGTGGCCGCATCCCGCCAGTGCCTACACCTCCGGCATCAGCGTGGGCATTCTGGTGCGCTCCCCGCTGCTCTGGCCCTTTGCGCTCTGCAGCGTGCTCTCGATCATGTCGAAGTACGTCCTTCGCGTGAAGGGCCGTCACCTCTGGAATCCCTCCAACTTTGGACTCTGCGTCCTCTTCTTCCCGGCGGCCTACGGGATGCTCGACATTGCTCCGCTCAACACGCAGTGGGGCAACAACATGTGGCCGATGCTGGTCATCTGGATCGTGGGACTCTACACGATCTGGAAGGTCAAGCGCTTCCACATCACGGCGACCTACATTGCCGCGTTCGTCGCGCTGGCGTTCGTGCGCGGCTTCGTGACGGGCGACGGCTTCTGGACCGAGGTGGCGCCCCTCACCGGGCCGATGTATCAGCTCTTTGCGCTCTTTATGATTACGGACCCGGTGACGACGGTGTCGTCTAGGAAAGGAGAGATGTGGGTGACGGTCCTTATTGCGATTGTTGAGTTTTTCCTTCGCCTGGCCGAATTCATCGCGGCGCCGTTCTACGCGCTCTTTCTGGTTGGGCCGGCCGCTATGCTCGTGGACCTCTACTGGACGGAGGACGAGGATGAGGGCGCTTCCTCCGTCGAGACGGACGCTGCGCCGGTGTCGGGGGCGGGAGTGGAATCGTCAGCCTCACCGACGCCGGCGTCCTAA